The window aaaaaaaaaagaaatatttaaaaaaaaaaattaaaaaaaaaatttttttttttatcaatgaCGTTGCtaaaatctttaaaatcTCATCACCCCAGTGATTCCGATATAGAGTCTGCCTTTGATCCTTTTAATCACCCTTTTGTAGGCGATAATATCGACCAGCAGTTAGCGGATAAGAAAATCGAAGAggttgaaattaaaaatactgTTTCTACTCCCTCTACctataaagaaaacaaaattaaaaatttttttgaaaagctAATTGACTTTTTGGAAGTCAAACAACATCATAACGACACTGCTAATAATTGTAAGGCTGAAAGTGTTGTTGAAAGTTTTTTGTATAACGACGATTTAGCTCCAGTTGAAAAAGGAAGACGTGTATGGGGTTGGAAACAATATGTTTTCTTTTGGATTAGTGGTTCCTTCAACGTTAACACATGGCAAATTTCTTCCACAGGGATACAAATGGGATTGAATTGGTGGTGTACTTGGATCTGTATTTGGATTGGTTATATCTGTGTTGCCGTTTTTGTTGTCTTAGGTTCAAGAATTGGTAATTTCTATCATATTGCTTTCCCTATTTCTTCAAGAATATCATTTGGGGTTTACTTTTCTCTATGGATTGTTTTGAATCGTGTAGTCATGGCTGTTGTTTGGTTCAGTACAATGAATTATATTGGTAGTCAATGTGTTCAATTAATGCTAATGTCTATTTTTGGTACTGACTTACAAACGAGAATCAAAAATACCATTTATGGTCAAAACATTACCACTTTTGAATTCATGTGTTATATGTTATTTTGGGGTGGTGaattaatctttttatGGTGGCAACCACATCAATTGCGTTATTTGTTTACATTCAAGTCGGTTATCACACCATTTGCTGCTTTTGCTTTCTTAATTTGGAGTTTGAAAAAGGCAAATGGTCACGTAGCTATGGGTTCTTTAACTGAAGTTCATCCTACCGGTGCTATTTTAGGCTGGAATTTTGTTAGAAGTATAATGAGTGCCATGGATAATTTCTCTACCCTAATTTTAAATGCTCCTGATTTTTCAAGATATGCTAGAACGCCCAAATCTTCAATTTACTCAcaaatgtttattttaccCTTGATGTACtctattatttctattatcGGTATTTTGGTTACTGCTTCTGCATACACATTATATGGTGTTAATTATTGGTCTCCTTTAGATGTTTTGGGGAGATTTTTAGAGCATCAATCCAAAGGTGATCGCGGTGGtgtttttttgatttctttTGCATTTGCCATTGCTCAATTGGGTACTAACATTGCATCCAATTCTATTAGTGCAGGTACGGATATGACCGCCTTATTTCCTAAATTCATTAATATCAGAAGAGGATCCTATATATGTGCTGCTTTATCATTAGCTATTTGTCCTTGGAATTTAATGGCGTCGTCTTCCAAATTCACAACAGCTTTGGCCGCATATGCAGTATTTTTAAGTTCCATCGCAGGCGTTATTGCTGCTGATTACTATGTTGTCAGAAAAGGTTATATCAAATTAGTCCATTGCTATTCGAATAAAAAGGATTCGCTGTATATGTATGGAAATAAGTATGGTACTAATTGGAGAGCCGTCGTTGCCTACATTTTGGGTATTGTTCCAAATTTCCCTGGGTTTATTGGTAGTCTTGGTCCTACAGTTCCAATTGGTGCCATGAgggtttattatttgaattattttgttggaTATCTAACCagttttttgatttattgtATTTTGTGCTATTATTTCCCCTTCAATGGTATGCCTAAAGgtgtaaaattttttgatagaactaaattttttgaaaggTGGGTTGAAGTGGAAGATTTTGcacaaagaagaaaattatatattgaGGAAGGTAtcgatgatgatgacgaaTTTGAAGATGCTGATGATAATGTTGCTAAAACTTCTGGTGTTGAAGTTATGAATGGTAATGGTGAGTTTGAAGATACCACGAAAAAAACAGGATTTTTTgccaaaattattaaaataagtAGCAACACCTCCTCTTCAAGTAATTCTCAAACTGGAGAATAAATTGTTACGGATAAAAAATGAGGAGTTCAAAGGGgggaaaaatttaattattggAGCTCACTTATGgggttttattttgtctAGCGCACACCTTCATATATTTGACT is drawn from Saccharomycodes ludwigii strain NBRC 1722 chromosome V, whole genome shotgun sequence and contains these coding sequences:
- a CDS encoding uridine permease (similar to Saccharomyces cerevisiae YBL042C | FUI1 | 5-FlUorourIdine resistance) — protein: MTLLKSLKSHHPSDSDIESAFDPFNHPFVGDNIDQQLADKKIEEVEIKNTVSTPSTYKENKIKNFFEKLIDFLEVKQHHNDTANNCKAESVVESFLYNDDLAPVEKGRRVWGWKQYVFFWISGSFNVNTWQISSTGIQMGLNWWCTWICIWIGYICVAVFVVLGSRIGNFYHIAFPISSRISFGVYFSLWIVLNRVVMAVVWFSTMNYIGSQCVQLMLMSIFGTDLQTRIKNTIYGQNITTFEFMCYMLFWGGELIFLWWQPHQLRYLFTFKSVITPFAAFAFLIWSLKKANGHVAMGSLTEVHPTGAILGWNFVRSIMSAMDNFSTLILNAPDFSRYARTPKSSIYSQMFILPLMYSIISIIGILVTASAYTLYGVNYWSPLDVLGRFLEHQSKGDRGGVFLISFAFAIAQLGTNIASNSISAGTDMTALFPKFINIRRGSYICAALSLAICPWNLMASSSKFTTALAAYAVFLSSIAGVIAADYYVVRKGYIKLVHCYSNKKDSLYMYGNKYGTNWRAVVAYILGIVPNFPGFIGSLGPTVPIGAMRVYYLNYFVGYLTSFLIYCILCYYFPFNGMPKGVKFFDRTKFFERWVEVEDFAQRRKLYIEEGIDDDDEFEDADDNVAKTSGVEVMNGNGEFEDTTKKTGFFAKIIKISSNTSSSSNSQTGE